TCATCTCATTAGTGCTGAATATATATCTGGTATGTGTTTGGCATTCAAGAAATGTCTGCCAAAACGAGCAAACATTGGACTGACATCTAAGATCAAAagttttagcaaataaaaatttagGATACCCAactaaagagaaattttaagtaAACAGCTAATTTTCTTAGTATACACATAAACACCAAAGTAGGACATACTCATAATAAAAGTAAtccattgtttttttttgaaattcatgTTTAACTGGGTGTCCTGTGTTTTATCCACTAATTCCCCTGCCATCAAAACAATCATTACCTGTAAGTAATAGGTCCCTTCGACAGTGTGTAGTCCATCAAATGCCCCCAGGGCATAAACTTCATCTGATCTTTTCTCAGACATCTTGTAACTTAGATGACAACAGAGATCTTTCTGGCAAACTGTGTAATTTCCTCCAATTCCTTTGAGCTCCAAGAAGCTGAATTCATCAAAAAAAATGATGCCTGTAAATTCCTGGTTTCCCATTGAGTGGGCTTTCACACCACTGGCATAGGAAGTCCAATTCACCACTGGTCTGGGGTGTGGGTGGGAGTCCAGTTGTGCAAGGAGGAGTTTGCCCTTCTCTGTCTTCATATCATAGTGAAACGCTCGTGGAGAATCAGGTGCATAGATGCCACTCCCTGGAAATGACAAGTTGGAAATGAcacttaaaacagaaaacaaaaaggagttGCATGGGTGTTACAGTTATTCTAAACTCATATGAACATTTAACTTCTTCTAAGCTATATCTTTCACTAATTTCAGTAAAATATGCTGATAAAGTCAGACAGATGAAGTGAAATCCAGTAAAGTATGACATGAAGAAGCCAAGAAGAGAATTTCATGTAAAAAGTAgtgaattttgaaaaatagaaagagagtGTATATTCAAGTTGAATAAAACTAAACCAGTTTATGAAATAATTTGGGTTGAGGTTGATTGTACTTCATGTCACCAGCTAGATATGCAAACATTAACAGCTGGAGAAATTTTGTAAAGGAGTACATGTtagctagaaaaaaatatttttttcctttttgattacaTCAAAATCTTAAAGGCTACACATTACCTGTCATTTTCTTCAAGGGGTAATGTAGATTGGATGCTAGGAAGTTGACTTTCATGCCCATTGCCCAAGCTGAGTGGAATTCAATAGCTGACAAATGTGGCAAAACATTCATCCAAGCTGTTGGGAAGAGTATGGTGTCCACACGGGAATCTCTCACCAGAGTCACAGCAGGATCATGGAAGAGAATATCAAAGCACGTGAAAATGCCAAACTTTCCAAAGGTGGTGTTGAAAGTCACGACCTCGGGTTCCTTGGGTGCATTGAATTGATCTTCATTCAAGAAAAGGTTTTGCTGCAATAAACAGAAGATGATGGGGGGAAATCTCTTAAAAGAAGTTGGTCCAGATGTCACAGCATCTAAAAAAGCTCAAGCACACATTTATTAAAGTGTGCCAACCTCATCTACGACCACTGTCTCCATTGGGAAAGAACGTTAGAGAATCAGAGATGATTATGCTGATAGGAACCTTTGGTTCAGGTTCCACATTCGATAGATATGTATAAGGAAGTCCTTATCTATTGACACCTTCTTGAATATTATTATACAAGACATAAAAGGGAAATGATAGCTTCTATTTGCCAAGAGCACTTAACAATTTTCTGCAGACAAAGAACTTTGTTTGctccttttctctttgaaaacaaGACTGTCTGGTAAGTTTTTCATTCTAGCTATAGCCTTTGCCAGGTCATGTCATTAAAAGCTCAAGATGCAGGGCTTCtctgctggttcaatccctggtccaggaagactccacatgccacagggcaaccaagcccatgccccacaggTGCGGATCCAGTGCtctagaagccactgcaatgagaagccggcacACTGCAGCAGGAGTGACCTCCCCTCACCGTAACTGGGAAAAAACCcacacgcagcaacgaagacccagtgcagtcaaaaataaataaataaatatcttttttaaaaaaggaaaatgaccatccatcattaaaaaaaaaaaaaaaaggacaaagtcCAAAAGGCAACATTTTATTTCAAGGCAGGTCACTCCTACTGACTCCCACACACTTCTAATGACACACTCCTGTGTTCCTAAATGTACAGGAAATATACTTTTTCTAGGACCTTGCCACAAATAGTCACTAGTTTCTATGCTTTGTTTAGACTCTGTCTCTAAAATGAGCTTATTGTCAGCAATAATGATTGTTTCCCTTCTTGTTCACTTTATCTTACTAAGCATTCAGTAACTgaattatttgcaaataaattctACCTTATGGTAGCGTGCCACCAGTTTTCCCTTAGAATCAAACACCACATCAGTATTGTATTGGTAACGACCGTCAGGGGGACACTGAGGGTCACTGGCATTGCATGACTTCTTGTCCCCGATATTTGCCACAACGTAGATGGAGTTGTCCTTGGCCAGACAGCTGAGTCTTTGTTGCACTGGGGTACGGCCAAATCTGTTACATATTCAtcggaagaggaaaaaaaaaaataaagcttagcttttaataaaattcagaatGATAGTTTCTTGAATATATATGTagacacaaaaatcaattctaaATAGCATAGATAGAAGGGAAAGATTAAAACAAGAAACTTCAGAGGAAGTACATGTTTGTGGCAATTTGGTTGTAGAAAACTATTCTATGATGAGATTCTTggctatgtatttttttcatagcATTTATCATCATCtgttaattattatatttatttatatgctcATCTTAGGCCTCcctggtcacacagctggtaaagaacctgcctgcaatgcaggggagctgggtttgatccctgggtcaggaagatcccctggagaagtgaatggctacccactccagaactcttgccaggagaattccatggacagaggatcctggcgggctacagcctgtggtgtcgcagagtcggacacgactgagtgacttccactttatAACGTATATCACATCTCATAGATATTATGGGACAAAGACCCATATCTCCTGTTCGCTGAACCCATGCCTGAAAGAAAAATGGCATTAAAAACATTCTGAATGAAAGAACAACATCTTGGAAGTAAGATGATTCTGGGAAGATGGCACCGGGAATCCCATCTTTCTACCTAATTCTAGGACTTCATCCGTTTCTTCCAAGCTGTCCAATTTGttgcatataattgttcatagtagtttcttatgatcccTTGTGTTCCTGTGGTATCGGTTATAAAGTCCCCCCTTTCATTTCCAAAAATATGAAAGGTTTCAGGGATTTTCACACCATCCTTGCTTGGGGGACAATGCTCATCTTCTCTGTCTTGTTCCACTTTTAGTGTATGTGTTGCACAAGAGGAGTTCCTGcctaatgggtatagagtttgaGTTTTGCTTGATGTTCTGGAGAAGGAGAATACGATGGCTGCACAACAAGGTatatgtacttaataccactgactACATTTAAGGGTGGCTAAGATTCTAAATCTTATGTAATGTGTATTttacctcactttttttttttaagtgggaaaaaaGCCTTGGCAGTAGAAAGGGAAATCTTGTTCAGGAAATTAGCCACTCTCTCTGGAGCAATAGcaactttaggggaaaaaaagggaattTTAAAGATGCATTTTGGGTCATAGGAGAAGAGCTCTGCACAAGAGgttaagaaatattttccaaatgtaatAGACAAAGAGGTACCATTAGATGTTTTGAGAACAGAAGTCACATGATATGAATTTTCTTCAAGGTTAATAGGGCATCAGAACATAGAATGTACTAGAATATCAGAGTATAAATGTGGGGAATCATTAGAAAGCTGTTATCATAGTTCGGTTTAGAAGAAATAAGGGTAGGACTAGAGCAGTGCCAGCCTGTatggaaaaacagaaatactgaaatatttgttaatgcttgatttctttatttcttatcatGTTACCAGTAGTTGTCCCAGTAAAGCAATTAAAACACAATTTTGAACAGTAAGACCTCAGAGTATATAACATATAGCCATATTTATTCTTTACTGGCATAACACTGAAATAATAAATGGCTAATAGAAGGTAATTGAAGAATATCTGAGAAAGCTGTGATAACTATTGGAAGAATGAAAATTTGGTGCCATCTGCTGGCAATATAATCAAAACCATAGCAATGACCCACAAAACATATCCTTGAAAAAACCAACAAGGATaggaaacatcttttaaaaattattattttaatgcatCTATATAAGTGACCATTTAATAACATTTCCCTTCATTTGCTTAAATTAATATCTGAAATGCACAGATATAAATATGAGACATTAAGCCATTTGAAGCATATTTATCTCAAATCTTTTCAAAGACTCTAAGTGGTAGAATAGGCACATGAAGTAGAACCCTACTGTTCTGGATTTCTAAAACAGCCCTTATTGCATATTTTCCTTTGTCTATATTAATTTTGAAAGTGTACCATATATTCTAATCTATTTCCATCTAAACTAATTGTTCAAACTCTTTGCTATACCCAGAAAGGCTCCCAAATTCTTTGTTAGACCACAAGTTTTGATTTGGAGTTTCAAAATGCATTTGGTTTATGTTAGcgtgaatctgtttctcacttaatCCATAATATTTTCTGAGCCCTTAATAAATGCAGAGCTCTGTCCTAGGTCTACTGGGAACAGAAAAAGGAGGTGAAATGGAAGAATTAAAGTGTATTTCCTAAGACAAAGCATTCAGtctcaaaatataataaaaactgttGGTAATGGAAGACAACTTTTCCTAACTTTTAagaagtgcacatgaaacattcagcaaatatttgttgggtCCTACCACTACACGGAggtgtccctggtggcccagtggcaaagattctgcctgcaatgtgggaaccgcagaagacacaggtttgatccctgggttgggaagatcccctggaggagggcatggtaacccactccagtattcttgcctggagaatcccaaggacagagcagctgggcagactatagtccatagggttgcacagagtcaaacacaactgatgCGCGCACAGGCATGCACCACTACAGGAAACACCATGCTAGACACGTGGGCTTCTGGGGAAAGGCATTCTACGCAGAGCTGTCCACATGCACAGGGTGGGAGATACGGGGGAAAGCAGGGCTGGTGCCCTTCAAAATCCTCTTCAGACTTCTACCGTCTTCATCCCAACACCAGCATCTCTTTGCCTAGGTTACCATCATAGCTTTTAAACTATCTCCTGCATTTTTACTGATCTTTCTGGACTCTTGTCTTCATGAGGACACAGGAATGATCCTTACAAAACTGAAGCCAGAGCATGTCACTTCTCTGCGCAAAACTCACCAGTGGCTGCTTTTTCACCTAAGTACCAAAGTCATTAGTATGGCCCATGGACCCTTATACTATCGGGGCCCTCCAAGCTGTTTGCCTTTCTGCCTCCATCTCCTACTTTTTTCCCACTTCTTCACATCATTTCATCCACACTAATTTTGTTGCTGTTCCTAATATGCCAGACATGCACTCTGACCACGGAACCTTGGTGTTTAGAATTCCCTTGGCCTGGAAGGTTCTTTTCTCAGATACCCATATGACttcctccctcacttcctttaAGTCTTGCTTAGATACCACCATGAAGCCCTCTgataacataaaaatttaaaccTCATACTTTCCACCATATTCACctctcctgttttattttttcctataataTTTATTTCTACTCCATACTGTAGATAGGTTGACAGGTGATAGATAACtaaacaaatatctttttttaaaatttcaattggCTGTTTTCACACTTAAATATAAGCTCCAAAGGACAaagttttttagttctttttgttCACTCCATTGTCTGGAACTGTGCTTGGACATAATAGGTATTAAAAAACTGTGTTAAGTAAAAGCAAGGACAGAGATGTTATTGgttgatggaaaaaaaagaaagactaccAAACTTCCTGAA
Above is a genomic segment from Cervus elaphus chromosome 26, mCerEla1.1, whole genome shotgun sequence containing:
- the VNN1 gene encoding pantetheinase isoform X3 — protein: MTVSQILSSVAVLFLCVSRASSLDTFIAAVYEHAVILPNATPVPVSPEEALAVMNRNLDLLEGAVTSASKQGAHIIVTPEDGIYGFNFTRESIYPYLEDIPDPQVNWIPCDNPDRFGRTPVQQRLSCLAKDNSIYVVANIGDKKSCNASDPQCPPDGRYQYNTDVVFDSKGKLVARYHKQNLFLNEDQFNAPKEPEVVTFNTTFGKFGIFTCFDILFHDPAVTLVRDSRVDTILFPTAWMNVLPHLSAIEFHSAWAMGMKVNFLASNLHYPLKKMTGSGIYAPDSPRAFHYDMKTEKGKLLLAQLDSHPHPRPVVNWTSYASGVKAHSMGNQEFTGIIFFDEFSFLELKGIGGNYTVCQKDLCCHLSYKMSEKRSDEVYALGAFDGLHTVEGTYYLQICTLLKCRTTDLDTCGDSVETASTRFEMFSLSGTFGTQYVFPEVLLSEIQLAPGEFQVSSDGRLFSLKPTSGPVLTVTLFGRLYEKDSAPNALPDLTTQVLRVS
- the VNN1 gene encoding pantetheinase isoform X4, with amino-acid sequence MNRNLDLLEGAVTSASKQGAHIIVTPEDGIYGFNFTRESIYPYLEDIPDPQVNWIPCDNPDRFGRTPVQQRLSCLAKDNSIYVVANIGDKKSCNASDPQCPPDGRYQYNTDVVFDSKGKLVARYHKQNLFLNEDQFNAPKEPEVVTFNTTFGKFGIFTCFDILFHDPAVTLVRDSRVDTILFPTAWMNVLPHLSAIEFHSAWAMGMKVNFLASNLHYPLKKMTGSGIYAPDSPRAFHYDMKTEKGKLLLAQLDSHPHPRPVVNWTSYASGVKAHSMGNQEFTGIIFFDEFSFLELKGIGGNYTVCQKDLCCHLSYKMSEKRSDEVYALGAFDGLHTVEGTYYLQICTLLKCRTTDLDTCGDSVETASTRFEMFSLSGTFGTQYVFPEVLLSEIQLAPGEFQVSSDGRLFSLKPTSGPVLTVTLFGRLYEKDSAPNALPDLTTQVLRLNPKTEAWKSK
- the VNN1 gene encoding pantetheinase isoform X1, with amino-acid sequence MTVSQILSSVAVLFLCVSRASSLDTFIAAVYEHAVILPNATPVPVSPEEALAVMNRNLDLLEGAVTSASKQGAHIIVTPEDGIYGFNFTRESIYPYLEDIPDPQVNWIPCDNPDRFGRTPVQQRLSCLAKDNSIYVVANIGDKKSCNASDPQCPPDGRYQYNTDVVFDSKGKLVARYHKQNLFLNEDQFNAPKEPEVVTFNTTFGKFGIFTCFDILFHDPAVTLVRDSRVDTILFPTAWMNVLPHLSAIEFHSAWAMGMKVNFLASNLHYPLKKMTGSGIYAPDSPRAFHYDMKTEKGKLLLAQLDSHPHPRPVVNWTSYASGVKAHSMGNQEFTGIIFFDEFSFLELKGIGGNYTVCQKDLCCHLSYKMSEKRSDEVYALGAFDGLHTVEGTYYLQICTLLKCRTTDLDTCGDSVETASTRFEMFSLSGTFGTQYVFPEVLLSEIQLAPGEFQVSSDGRLFSLKPTSGPVLTVTLFGRLYEKDSAPNALPDLTTQVLRVMFIVIIPIVYSLDW
- the VNN1 gene encoding pantetheinase isoform X2, which codes for MTVSQILSSVAVLFLCVSRASSLDTFIAAVYEHAVILPNATPVPVSPEEALAVMNRNLDLLEGAVTSASKQGAHIIVTPEDGIYGFNFTRESIYPYLEDIPDPQVNWIPCDNPDRFGRTPVQQRLSCLAKDNSIYVVANIGDKKSCNASDPQCPPDGRYQYNTDVVFDSKGKLVARYHKQNLFLNEDQFNAPKEPEVVTFNTTFGKFGIFTCFDILFHDPAVTLVRDSRVDTILFPTAWMNVLPHLSAIEFHSAWAMGMKVNFLASNLHYPLKKMTGSGIYAPDSPRAFHYDMKTEKGKLLLAQLDSHPHPRPVVNWTSYASGVKAHSMGNQEFTGIIFFDEFSFLELKGIGGNYTVCQKDLCCHLSYKMSEKRSDEVYALGAFDGLHTVEGTYYLQICTLLKCRTTDLDTCGDSVETASTRFEMFSLSGTFGTQYVFPEVLLSEIQLAPGEFQVSSDGRLFSLKPTSGPVLTVTLFGRLYEKDSAPNALPDLTTQVLRLNPKTEAWKSK